DNA sequence from the Paenibacillus azoreducens genome:
TCCGGATTGCCGAGCTGGGCAATAATGCTTGTATCCTTGAATTCCACGAAGGAGTGGATAATGCTTTCGGGATGCATAAGCACATTGATTTTCTCATACGGCAGGTCAAACAACCAGTGGGCTTCGATTACTTCCAACCCTTTGTTCACCATGGTGGCGGAATCGATCGTGATTTTGGCTCCCATGGACCAGTTCGGATGCTTAAGGGCGTCTTCGACGGTGACATCCTTAAGCTCTTCGCGCGTCCGGTCACGGAAGGAACCGCCTGAAGCGGTCAGCGTTATGCTCGCCAGATCCTGACGGCGTTCACCGTTCAAACATTGAAATATGGCCGAATGCTCGCTGTCGATCGGCAGGACTGAGACGCCTTTTTTACGCGCTAGCGCCGTTACGATATGTCCCGCCGTGATCAGCGTCTCCTTATTGGCCAGTCCAATCGTTTTTCCCGCTTCGATTGCCGCAAGCGTAGACGGAAGCCCCACACTGCCCATCACTGCGGTAACGACCAGATCGGCGTCCGTACCTGCGGCAATTTCAATCAGGCCCTGGTCTCCGTAATATACCTTCGTTCCCGCAGGCACTTCCGTTTGAATTCGCTCCGCCTGCTCGCGTGTTGCCACCGAGACCTTCCGGGGATTGAACTTGCGTACTTGCTCCAAAAGCAAGCCGGCATTATTCCCGGCCGCGAGGCCTTCGATTTGAAAATGTTCGGCATGCTTCGCCACCACATCTAGGGTCTGCGTTCCAATCGAACCCGTGGATCCCAGCACACTAATTTTTTTCATAATGAAACCTTCTCTCTATTTTAATAAGGCATCAGCATCATGATATGTACGAACGGAAAGACGATAATCCAACTGTCGCACCGGTCCAAAATACCGCCATGCCCCGGCAGGAGCGTGCCCGAGTCTTTGATCCCGTAAACGCGTTTGTATGCGGATTGGATTAAATCTCCCAACTGTCCGACCACGGCGCAAGCAAGCCCGATGGCAAGGGCTCGTCCTAAGCCGAGAATGCCTCCAGAAAACAGAGAAAAGACCATTGCGGTGGCCATCGATATCACGACGCCTCCAAGCGCGCCTTCAATGGTCTTATTCGGGCTGATCGCCGGCCAAAGTTTGTTTCTGCCGATCCATTTCCCTACAAAATAAGCTCCTGCGTCACTGGCCCATATCGAGCAAAGCAGCAGGAACGTCCAGAACAGGCCGTAGCCGTCGGGAGTGCTGCGGGAAGCGGCAATATATGAAAAGCCGGTTCCGACATAAACAACGCCCAAAAACAGCATGGCCGCTTGTTGGATTCCAATTTTATTTTTCGTGATGACGGTCACCAGCATAAACAAGAACATCAGCAGCCAGACGGTATGATCCCATGAAAGAGGAAAGTCGATATTCAGCAGCTCCCACGGAAACATAAACG
Encoded proteins:
- a CDS encoding 1-deoxy-D-xylulose-5-phosphate reductoisomerase: MKKISVLGSTGSIGTQTLDVVAKHAEHFQIEGLAAGNNAGLLLEQVRKFNPRKVSVATREQAERIQTEVPAGTKVYYGDQGLIEIAAGTDADLVVTAVMGSVGLPSTLAAIEAGKTIGLANKETLITAGHIVTALARKKGVSVLPIDSEHSAIFQCLNGERRQDLASITLTASGGSFRDRTREELKDVTVEDALKHPNWSMGAKITIDSATMVNKGLEVIEAHWLFDLPYEKINVLMHPESIIHSFVEFKDTSIIAQLGNPDMRVPIQYALTYPERWESPSKRLSLAEVGKLHFREMDFGRFPCLRAAYDCGKMGGTATTAFNAANEVAVARFLRKEISFLQIEDIIERVLDQHSNIPEPELAEIEACDKLTREIAAKL
- a CDS encoding phosphatidate cytidylyltransferase; translation: MKQRLITGVIAGVVFLGFCLLGGLPFHLIVLAMAMIGYYEFVRMTKVSPFGGTALLGYLGVLTFMFPWELLNIDFPLSWDHTVWLLMFLFMLVTVITKNKIGIQQAAMLFLGVVYVGTGFSYIAASRSTPDGYGLFWTFLLLCSIWASDAGAYFVGKWIGRNKLWPAISPNKTIEGALGGVVISMATAMVFSLFSGGILGLGRALAIGLACAVVGQLGDLIQSAYKRVYGIKDSGTLLPGHGGILDRCDSWIIVFPFVHIMMLMPY